The following coding sequences lie in one Mesorhizobium sp. INR15 genomic window:
- a CDS encoding ABC transporter permease, which produces MSNVSMANRRLTPRAKAALGIFARYATILGLLAMIVAFSILSPKAFSTLGNFTNVLNQASLAMIIAGGLTLAVVVGELDLSIGFAASLHGILVTGFIVHDKLPIPLAIVIVIALGALIGLVNGFIVTKMKVNSVIATLGVGTIITGLAFAYSAGVPIVAGVPETFLQLSLGRWLFGIPNNIVVMVFVLGILWVLVERTSIGQEIQAVGGNPAAARLAGINVDRIKTLGFVISGMCAALTGILLASRLGSGTTSAADSYLLTAFAAVFLGSATLRDGEFHVVGTLVGALIIAFGFNGLNIFGAPTFSQYVFQGAILIIAVGLSSLGRSLAES; this is translated from the coding sequence ATGAGCAATGTTTCGATGGCCAACAGGCGCCTCACCCCGCGCGCCAAGGCCGCGCTTGGGATTTTCGCGCGCTACGCGACCATCCTTGGATTGCTGGCAATGATCGTGGCCTTTTCTATCCTGTCGCCAAAGGCGTTCTCGACGCTCGGCAATTTTACCAACGTTCTCAACCAGGCGTCGCTTGCCATGATAATTGCCGGTGGCCTGACACTGGCAGTCGTTGTCGGCGAGCTCGACCTGTCGATTGGTTTTGCCGCCAGCCTGCACGGCATTCTGGTCACCGGCTTCATCGTGCATGACAAGCTGCCGATTCCCTTGGCCATTGTCATCGTGATCGCCCTTGGCGCGCTGATCGGTCTCGTCAACGGGTTCATCGTAACAAAGATGAAGGTCAATTCGGTGATCGCGACACTCGGCGTCGGGACCATCATCACGGGCCTTGCCTTCGCCTACTCCGCCGGTGTGCCCATAGTTGCCGGCGTACCCGAGACCTTTCTGCAGCTTTCGCTTGGCCGCTGGCTCTTCGGTATCCCCAACAACATCGTCGTCATGGTCTTTGTGCTGGGCATCCTGTGGGTGCTGGTCGAGCGCACTTCCATCGGCCAGGAGATACAGGCGGTCGGCGGCAATCCCGCGGCGGCGCGCTTGGCCGGTATCAACGTCGATCGCATCAAGACGCTTGGCTTCGTGATTTCCGGCATGTGCGCCGCCCTCACCGGCATTCTCCTTGCGTCGCGCCTGGGTAGCGGCACGACAAGTGCTGCCGATTCCTATCTTCTGACGGCGTTCGCGGCTGTATTCCTCGGCTCGGCAACGTTACGTGATGGCGAATTCCATGTCGTAGGCACATTGGTCGGCGCCCTGATCATCGCCTTCGGTTTCAACGGCCTCAATATTTTCGGCGCCCCGACCTTTTCCCAATATGTATTTCAGGGCGCCATCCTGATTATCGCGGTAGGCCTTTCGAGCCTTGGCCGCTCGCTGGCAGAAAGCTGA
- a CDS encoding substrate-binding domain-containing protein: MTHDKKHQSRPVYATRRQALLGLGAGLLAGASGLLAAPAFAAGQKVAFVPKFTSDPYFVSANQGAQEAGKELGLIVEYNGPVDANVAGQVDIVDRLVRSRVDAISICALDPTALAPSLMRAQQKGIKVNTWDADVKPESRQVFLNQASYAAIGETIADIMAKGAGTSGDFLMVTGSLTASNMLAWMKAINDTVAKKYPDMHIKTTLLGEQDIEKGKNITLNYLRANPDTKGVFTVDGIAEISVAEAVQQLGMAGKITISGIGVPNAIRPYIKDGTIKDAVLWSPVDIGYAAIYITKAQLDGTLDPSKGIVKAGRLGDLKFTANDEILLGSPLVFNKDNIGNYNF; this comes from the coding sequence ATGACACACGACAAAAAACACCAGTCCAGACCGGTCTACGCCACACGTCGACAGGCATTGCTTGGCTTGGGGGCAGGCCTATTGGCCGGCGCGTCCGGTCTGCTTGCCGCCCCTGCATTTGCAGCTGGCCAGAAGGTCGCCTTCGTACCGAAGTTTACGAGCGATCCCTACTTCGTTTCGGCCAATCAGGGCGCTCAGGAAGCCGGCAAAGAGCTTGGTCTGATCGTGGAATATAACGGGCCTGTGGATGCCAACGTGGCTGGCCAGGTGGACATTGTTGACCGCCTGGTGCGCAGCCGTGTCGACGCAATCTCGATCTGCGCGCTCGATCCGACGGCCCTCGCTCCGTCTCTCATGCGCGCACAGCAAAAGGGCATCAAGGTCAACACATGGGATGCGGACGTGAAACCCGAGTCCCGTCAGGTGTTCCTCAACCAGGCATCCTATGCAGCGATCGGCGAGACCATCGCTGACATCATGGCGAAGGGTGCCGGAACGTCCGGCGACTTCTTGATGGTGACGGGATCGCTGACGGCTTCGAATATGCTGGCGTGGATGAAGGCCATCAATGACACCGTTGCCAAGAAATACCCCGACATGCACATCAAGACGACGCTGCTCGGCGAGCAGGACATCGAGAAGGGCAAGAACATCACCCTCAATTACCTGCGAGCCAATCCCGATACCAAGGGTGTGTTTACAGTGGACGGCATCGCCGAGATCAGCGTCGCCGAGGCGGTGCAGCAGCTTGGCATGGCTGGGAAGATCACGATCTCCGGAATTGGCGTGCCCAATGCGATCCGCCCCTATATCAAGGACGGCACGATCAAGGACGCGGTGCTATGGAGCCCGGTCGATATTGGCTATGCGGCCATCTACATCACGAAAGCGCAGCTGGACGGAACGCTGGATCCGAGCAAAGGCATCGTCAAGGCCGGGCGCCTCGGCGACCTCAAGTTCACCGCCAACGATGAGATCCTGCTCGGGTCGCCGCTGGTCTTCAATAAAGACAACATCGGAAACTACAATTTCTGA
- a CDS encoding HpcH/HpaI aldolase/citrate lyase family protein, whose product MHTDTLKTLSGPSSRGIRTTWLHSASTLSGEMIARVGWDCLVADMQHSMTGFDEMVRLLQVTTNLGTTVLVRPPALDPALIGRLLDAGASGIICPMVSSVAEAELLVSACRYPPLGNRSIGPIRARLVFGDDYVAKANDGVLAIAMIETLGGLEQLGAIAQVPGIDGLFAGPSDIASSLGCAPRMDTDDPVVVEALGRIAKSAVESGIMAGVACEGAPYAQRMHEVGFRLFVTGSDVRLMTAASKALLAGFNP is encoded by the coding sequence ATGCATACCGATACACTTAAAACGCTGAGCGGCCCGAGCAGCCGGGGAATCCGGACAACGTGGCTGCACAGCGCGTCGACCCTGTCGGGCGAGATGATTGCTCGTGTCGGATGGGACTGCCTCGTCGCCGACATGCAGCATTCCATGACCGGCTTCGACGAAATGGTTCGGTTGCTCCAGGTGACGACCAACCTTGGCACCACTGTCCTGGTGCGTCCGCCTGCGCTGGATCCCGCACTCATTGGGCGCTTGCTCGACGCCGGGGCCAGCGGCATCATCTGCCCGATGGTGAGTTCGGTAGCTGAGGCCGAGCTGCTCGTATCGGCGTGCCGTTATCCTCCGCTTGGCAATCGGAGCATCGGTCCGATCCGGGCGCGTCTGGTGTTTGGCGACGATTACGTAGCGAAGGCCAATGATGGAGTGCTCGCCATTGCCATGATCGAGACGCTGGGCGGGCTGGAGCAGCTCGGCGCCATCGCCCAGGTGCCGGGGATCGACGGACTGTTTGCAGGGCCGAGCGACATTGCCTCGAGTCTCGGCTGCGCACCACGTATGGACACGGACGACCCAGTCGTGGTCGAGGCTCTGGGTCGCATCGCCAAAAGCGCAGTCGAATCTGGTATTATGGCCGGTGTTGCCTGCGAAGGCGCTCCCTATGCACAGCGGATGCACGAGGTAGGCTTCCGCCTGTTTGTCACCGGTTCTGACGTGCGGCTCATGACAGCGGCGTCCAAAGCCTTGCTAGCAGGATTTAATCCGTGA
- a CDS encoding IS5 family transposase, translating into MPHKHNADRRHRIGKMKFKVTNCAEYEAGLCRRGSLTVWLTPEALIGWAAPRRKTRGGQPRYSDLAIETTLMLGMVFGLRLRQSEGLLRSVLDMMGLDLSVPDHTTLSRRARTWKPSGRSNHRQHVAGSSIHVLVDSTGLKIYGAGQWLEEQHGAKSRRGWRKLHLAVDADSGEVIAHSLTDQETGDASQLEPLLDQINEEIGQFTADGAYDGYPNYDAVLRHSAGAQVVIPPSNSVERPSAQSCCQRDDHIASMQIDGRLKWQTSTGYGKRALAETAMGRYKGFIGPRLRARSFLSQQTEAAIGVSILNRMLACGRPKSVRCEVSAEGTK; encoded by the coding sequence ATGCCACACAAACATAACGCCGACCGCCGTCATCGCATCGGTAAAATGAAGTTCAAAGTGACGAACTGCGCGGAATATGAGGCCGGCCTTTGCCGCCGTGGCAGTTTGACCGTTTGGCTCACGCCGGAAGCTCTTATCGGTTGGGCCGCCCCGCGTCGCAAGACGCGTGGTGGCCAGCCGCGCTACTCTGATCTGGCTATCGAAACTACTTTGATGCTGGGCATGGTGTTTGGGCTGCGGCTGCGCCAAAGCGAAGGACTTTTGCGTTCGGTGCTTGATATGATGGGATTGGATCTGTCTGTGCCCGATCACACCACGTTGAGCCGGAGGGCCAGAACCTGGAAGCCATCTGGCAGAAGCAACCACCGACAGCATGTGGCGGGCAGCTCCATTCATGTTCTGGTAGACAGCACCGGGCTGAAGATCTATGGCGCCGGCCAATGGCTGGAAGAACAGCATGGGGCAAAGTCCCGGCGTGGCTGGCGAAAACTGCACTTGGCGGTTGATGCCGACAGTGGCGAGGTCATTGCACATAGTCTGACTGATCAGGAGACAGGCGATGCCTCGCAGTTGGAACCGTTGCTGGACCAGATCAACGAAGAGATCGGCCAGTTCACTGCGGATGGAGCCTATGATGGCTATCCAAACTACGACGCTGTGCTGCGTCATAGTGCGGGTGCTCAGGTCGTCATTCCACCATCGAACTCGGTTGAGCGGCCCAGCGCCCAGTCGTGCTGCCAGAGAGACGACCACATTGCATCCATGCAGATAGATGGCCGGCTGAAATGGCAGACATCTACCGGCTATGGCAAACGAGCTTTGGCTGAAACCGCGATGGGCCGATACAAGGGCTTCATTGGGCCGCGTTTGCGTGCCCGCTCATTCCTTTCTCAACAGACAGAGGCTGCGATCGGCGTCAGCATTTTGAACCGAATGCTTGCCTGTGGACGCCCGAAATCCGTGCGTTGCGAGGTATCGGCGGAGGGAACGAAATAG
- a CDS encoding ABC transporter permease — protein sequence MSQSSSRPTSPAGVPPRRSFAFTRTHGLLLLLFVELAGLGVLVPGYLDPGSLLDTSRTFIETGILALGMTFVIVSGGIDLSVASLLALVSVVLGLSYQAGLPLPVSMLLGVATGVGGGLINGAAIAYLGLHPFVVTLATMAIYRGAAYAISNAAAVSDFPPWFTNIGQSYFGGGYVPIQLPVLIIAALSCWLLLDRTSFGRRVYGIGANELATRFSGVPVERVKLAIYGLMGGLVSVAAIVQTARVSTARANASIGLELPVIAMVVLGGTKITGGAGTIGGTMLGVLVLAYLQDGLASAGVRNDWGLVIVGSFLIVGVLANEFFRRAPR from the coding sequence ATGAGCCAGTCATCCTCGCGGCCGACGTCTCCCGCAGGGGTGCCGCCACGACGCAGCTTCGCTTTCACGCGGACACATGGCCTGTTACTTCTGCTGTTTGTCGAACTCGCCGGGCTGGGTGTGCTGGTCCCTGGATACCTCGATCCAGGCAGCCTGCTCGACACGTCCCGAACCTTCATCGAGACCGGAATTCTGGCACTCGGCATGACCTTCGTGATTGTCTCGGGGGGCATCGATCTATCCGTGGCCTCCCTTCTGGCACTTGTCTCGGTCGTGCTCGGCCTATCCTATCAGGCCGGGCTGCCGCTTCCGGTCTCCATGCTGCTCGGGGTGGCGACGGGGGTAGGTGGAGGCCTCATCAACGGTGCCGCCATCGCCTATCTCGGTCTGCATCCGTTCGTTGTAACGCTCGCCACAATGGCCATCTACCGCGGTGCAGCCTATGCCATTTCCAACGCGGCGGCCGTCTCGGATTTTCCGCCCTGGTTCACGAACATTGGCCAGTCCTATTTCGGGGGTGGATACGTTCCGATCCAATTGCCAGTCCTGATCATTGCCGCTTTGAGTTGCTGGTTGCTGCTTGATCGAACGAGCTTCGGGCGCCGTGTCTACGGCATTGGCGCGAACGAGCTCGCGACCCGTTTCTCCGGCGTTCCCGTGGAGCGCGTGAAGCTCGCCATCTACGGACTGATGGGTGGTCTCGTCTCGGTTGCAGCCATCGTTCAAACCGCCCGGGTCTCGACTGCCCGGGCTAACGCCTCGATCGGGCTGGAACTGCCGGTCATCGCAATGGTGGTACTGGGAGGCACCAAGATCACGGGCGGTGCTGGCACCATTGGCGGGACGATGCTGGGTGTCCTTGTGCTCGCCTATCTGCAGGACGGCCTCGCCTCGGCGGGCGTCCGTAACGACTGGGGGCTCGTAATCGTCGGCAGCTTCCTGATTGTCGGAGTGTTGGCGAACGAGTTTTTCCGCCGCGCGCCTCGCTGA
- a CDS encoding N-acyl homoserine lactonase family protein has protein sequence MAQTENWEIYVIEFARSKNQPWVDLVNGMYDDGPTDLPFSFILARRGNRNVLVDTGFMKDETGPNFSDKFGIPWWISPVRMLGELGLAPDDITDIIISHAHFDHMGSIDQFPKARLYLQKQELLSWHEAMALPPQYGFLTAIIDPDDLRAAFDASVEHRLTLVDGDRDDLLPGIHVRLGQGHTMGQQFVIVETSRGRIVLSGDCVYSSRQLTGHNHDGVYQPLNNAVGSVWDQLKTIDRINTEIAGNLDQLIILHDSERWKGLPVLKEVEGFRIVKAA, from the coding sequence ATGGCACAGACTGAGAACTGGGAAATCTATGTCATCGAGTTCGCACGATCGAAGAACCAGCCATGGGTCGATCTTGTCAACGGGATGTACGATGACGGCCCTACGGACCTGCCTTTTTCATTCATTCTGGCGCGGCGCGGCAACCGGAACGTCCTCGTGGACACCGGCTTCATGAAGGACGAAACCGGCCCGAACTTCTCTGACAAGTTCGGCATACCGTGGTGGATTTCGCCCGTTCGCATGCTCGGCGAACTGGGGCTTGCGCCAGACGACATCACCGACATCATCATCAGTCACGCGCATTTCGACCACATGGGCTCGATCGATCAGTTTCCGAAAGCCCGCCTCTATCTTCAAAAGCAGGAGCTGTTGTCCTGGCACGAGGCGATGGCGCTGCCGCCGCAATACGGCTTCCTCACCGCAATCATCGATCCCGACGATCTGCGCGCCGCCTTCGACGCCTCGGTCGAACACCGGCTGACCCTGGTCGATGGTGACCGCGACGATCTTCTGCCGGGCATCCATGTGAGGCTGGGGCAGGGTCACACCATGGGCCAGCAATTCGTCATCGTAGAGACGTCGCGCGGCCGCATCGTGCTTTCGGGTGATTGCGTCTACTCGTCGCGCCAGCTCACCGGCCATAATCATGACGGCGTCTACCAGCCGCTCAACAATGCCGTCGGCAGCGTATGGGACCAGCTAAAGACCATCGACCGCATCAATACCGAGATCGCAGGCAACCTCGACCAACTGATTATCCTGCACGACTCTGAACGTTGGAAGGGCCTCCCGGTGCTCAAGGAGGTCGAGGGATTCCGCATCGTCAAGGCAGCATGA
- a CDS encoding GntR family transcriptional regulator, which yields MKPNSGLSLSGSGQEIFDALRNDIVFGRLNPRERLIETELVQRFHLHRAAVREALVALEQAGLVDRQRNKGASVLDLKPEHVEQLYAVRLLLETTAVGSIPLPLNTAAMETLVAIQEDHQQAVTDNDLQRVFEHNNRFHRHLYMQSGNAVLVELIDQCATRALTVRFHPYMDRSFLERVCEDHWAMIDACRTSDRTKLIALVREHLPLAKSRYLDTYGEFKEKGGVLAPQS from the coding sequence GTGAAACCAAATTCGGGTCTTTCCTTGTCAGGTTCTGGTCAGGAAATCTTCGACGCCCTCCGCAATGACATCGTGTTCGGACGGCTCAACCCGCGCGAGCGGCTCATCGAAACTGAACTGGTGCAACGGTTCCACTTGCACCGGGCTGCCGTGCGTGAGGCTTTGGTTGCGCTGGAACAGGCCGGGCTGGTAGATCGGCAGCGCAACAAAGGCGCTTCGGTTCTCGACCTGAAGCCCGAGCATGTCGAGCAACTTTACGCGGTGCGCCTGCTTCTGGAGACCACTGCGGTAGGATCCATTCCATTGCCCCTCAATACGGCTGCGATGGAGACGCTTGTCGCCATTCAAGAGGACCACCAGCAAGCCGTGACCGACAACGACCTGCAGCGCGTATTCGAGCATAACAACCGGTTTCACAGACATCTTTATATGCAATCGGGTAACGCTGTGTTGGTTGAGCTGATCGACCAATGCGCCACTCGTGCCTTGACCGTGCGATTCCACCCCTACATGGACCGCTCATTTCTAGAACGGGTCTGCGAGGACCATTGGGCTATGATCGACGCCTGCCGGACCAGCGACCGGACCAAGCTCATAGCATTGGTCCGGGAACATCTGCCGTTGGCCAAAAGCCGCTACCTCGACACCTACGGAGAATTCAAGGAAAAGGGCGGCGTTCTCGCCCCGCAATCCTGA
- a CDS encoding hydroxyacid dehydrogenase — MKNPKKVLVIQQIAQPALDLFSARDDVTFEVLTDTSADAIAARVGDVDAITIRDAPLPATALAGARNLKVISRHGVGYDNIPVAFCSERGIPVTIIGDVNAVSVAEHTLFLMLAVAKNGARFDRAVRAGDFGIRTRLATVELRGKALLLVGYGRIGQEFATRARPFGMSITAYDPFVERDRFPDVLFFDSLQEALSKADVVSLHVPLGEKTRNLIDADALTQMKPGSILLNAARGGIVHEPSLIAALDAGHLHGAGLDVFAREPLPAGDPLLAREDIVFSPHCAALTSECLVEMGKATVRNVLAAFDGSLDTALVVNRSSLV; from the coding sequence ATGAAAAATCCCAAAAAAGTTCTCGTCATCCAGCAAATCGCCCAGCCGGCCTTAGACCTCTTCTCGGCACGTGATGACGTCACATTTGAGGTGCTTACCGACACCAGCGCGGACGCCATCGCGGCGCGGGTCGGCGACGTAGATGCCATCACCATCCGGGATGCGCCGCTGCCCGCCACAGCCCTCGCGGGGGCCCGCAACCTTAAGGTAATCTCGCGCCACGGCGTCGGTTATGACAATATCCCGGTCGCCTTCTGTTCGGAGCGCGGGATCCCCGTGACGATCATCGGCGACGTCAACGCCGTTTCGGTCGCCGAGCATACGTTGTTCCTGATGCTGGCTGTCGCCAAGAATGGAGCCCGCTTCGACCGTGCCGTCCGGGCAGGCGACTTCGGTATCCGCACTCGACTCGCGACGGTCGAACTTCGGGGCAAGGCGCTTCTTCTCGTTGGATATGGCCGCATCGGTCAGGAATTCGCAACGCGTGCTCGCCCGTTCGGTATGTCGATCACGGCTTACGATCCTTTCGTGGAAAGGGACCGCTTCCCCGACGTACTCTTCTTCGATAGTCTGCAGGAGGCGCTTTCAAAGGCAGACGTAGTCTCGCTGCATGTGCCGTTAGGCGAAAAGACCCGCAACCTAATCGATGCGGATGCGCTGACCCAAATGAAGCCAGGTTCGATTCTCCTCAATGCTGCGCGGGGTGGTATCGTTCACGAGCCTTCGTTGATCGCCGCACTGGACGCCGGCCATCTGCACGGGGCCGGACTGGATGTGTTCGCGCGCGAACCGCTGCCCGCCGGCGATCCGTTACTGGCCCGTGAGGACATCGTGTTTAGCCCGCACTGCGCTGCGCTTACATCGGAGTGTCTGGTCGAAATGGGCAAGGCGACGGTTCGCAACGTGCTGGCCGCGTTCGACGGATCGCTCGACACAGCTTTGGTAGTCAACCGTTCTTCGCTAGTCTAA
- a CDS encoding sugar ABC transporter ATP-binding protein, whose translation MSPEAHQNLGAAPPPAESLAPVCRLVGVGKRFGGIWACRSVDLAIRPGEVHAVMGENGAGKSTLMKMLHGVYVPDEGQVEVAGRVVSLTSPRAAEAAGIAMVPQELDLFPDLSVVENLFVGRVRPRTRFGTFDWDAMRRQAAAAFQRLNATFDIDATVRSLSGANAQMVEIARALMHEAKIVILDEPTSALTEREAQRLFGIVGELTRRGVAIIYISHRLDEVFQITDRITVMRDGERIHTGRTSELDMAQLIQMMVGRPLSKLFHRTPHPTGEALLEVQGLGRTGVFKDISFTLRRGEIVGMSGLIGAGRSEVAQAIFGIAPATEGSILIAGRPIIISNASAAIGHGIIYVPEERRSQGLVLDYPIDWNISFSGLDRISRSGFVSLRREREIAERFRSLFTIRSSSLKAPVLSLSGGNQQKVLLAKALAVEPEIILLDEPTRGVDVGAKAEIYRIIDDLAAAGKAVLIVSSEMNELLSMADRILVMHQGRLNGNFQGPDFSADAIGAAAAGVVAEATEDPALHPGSVQ comes from the coding sequence ATGTCGCCGGAAGCCCATCAGAACCTTGGAGCCGCGCCTCCGCCAGCAGAGAGCCTCGCGCCGGTGTGCCGCCTTGTTGGTGTAGGCAAGCGGTTCGGTGGAATCTGGGCCTGCCGGAGTGTCGATTTGGCGATCCGACCAGGCGAGGTTCATGCCGTTATGGGTGAAAATGGCGCTGGCAAAAGCACCCTCATGAAGATGTTGCACGGTGTCTATGTCCCGGACGAGGGGCAGGTCGAAGTCGCCGGCCGCGTCGTCTCCCTGACATCTCCGCGGGCTGCTGAAGCTGCAGGCATCGCCATGGTGCCACAGGAGCTCGATCTCTTTCCCGACCTATCCGTTGTGGAGAACCTTTTCGTCGGGCGGGTCCGTCCACGCACGCGCTTCGGCACGTTCGACTGGGATGCAATGCGCCGACAGGCGGCGGCGGCATTCCAGCGGCTTAATGCGACGTTCGACATCGACGCGACTGTGCGATCGCTGTCGGGTGCCAACGCTCAGATGGTGGAGATTGCGCGGGCTCTGATGCATGAGGCCAAGATCGTCATCCTCGACGAGCCCACGTCGGCCCTCACAGAACGCGAAGCGCAGCGCCTGTTCGGTATCGTAGGCGAGTTGACCCGCCGCGGGGTCGCCATAATCTACATCTCTCACCGGCTCGATGAGGTGTTTCAGATCACCGACCGGATCACGGTGATGCGGGACGGTGAGCGGATCCACACGGGCCGGACCAGTGAACTCGATATGGCACAACTGATCCAGATGATGGTCGGCCGTCCTCTCAGCAAACTCTTCCACCGCACGCCGCATCCGACCGGTGAGGCGCTGCTGGAAGTGCAGGGTCTGGGACGCACCGGCGTTTTCAAAGACATCTCGTTCACGCTGAGGCGGGGGGAAATCGTCGGCATGTCGGGGCTGATCGGCGCGGGACGGTCGGAAGTGGCGCAAGCCATCTTCGGCATCGCGCCTGCAACCGAGGGCAGCATCCTCATCGCGGGGCGGCCGATCATCATTTCCAATGCAAGTGCTGCCATCGGTCACGGCATCATCTATGTCCCCGAAGAGAGGCGCTCGCAGGGCCTCGTTCTGGACTACCCGATCGACTGGAACATATCGTTCAGCGGCCTTGATCGCATCTCTCGTTCCGGGTTCGTCTCGCTTCGACGGGAACGGGAAATCGCGGAGCGTTTCCGCTCACTCTTCACCATACGAAGCAGCAGCCTGAAGGCTCCGGTCCTGTCACTGTCCGGTGGCAATCAGCAGAAGGTATTGCTTGCTAAGGCCCTGGCCGTTGAACCCGAGATCATCCTGCTCGACGAACCGACCCGCGGGGTCGATGTCGGCGCCAAAGCCGAGATCTACCGGATCATCGACGATCTCGCGGCTGCTGGAAAAGCCGTGCTGATTGTGTCGTCGGAAATGAACGAGTTACTGTCCATGGCGGATCGTATCCTCGTGATGCATCAGGGCCGGCTGAACGGGAACTTTCAAGGGCCGGACTTCTCGGCAGACGCGATCGGCGCCGCTGCGGCGGGAGTGGTGGCCGAAGCAACAGAAGACCCCGCTCTCCATCCGGGATCCGTGCAATGA
- a CDS encoding ABC transporter permease, protein MSAPWFDRAIKKPEAAPLAFLAIISLLLGLTTPGFWSSANLLSIVSQVAVVGIVSLALNQVILSGEIDVSIGSLLAACAFSYANVAHLTSSPLLPLLAALVVGLAIGALNGVIVTVGRVPSIIATLGMLLALRGVVLLIGANGVLLVPGGARIFGLGSIAGLRVPILILILAFILFDFINRNTEWGRDILAVGSNGRAADVVGLRAGFVKFRCFLATGLGCGLASAIFAGQSGEIQATAATGFELQCIAAVVLGGTSITGGRGSTFAPVIGALLVGVILNALTLNNVPGTFEQLVLGLLILLAISVDALRFRASRRLS, encoded by the coding sequence ATGAGCGCGCCCTGGTTCGATCGCGCGATCAAGAAGCCCGAGGCCGCCCCATTGGCATTCCTTGCGATCATTTCGCTTCTCTTGGGCCTCACGACTCCGGGGTTTTGGTCAAGCGCAAACCTCCTCAGCATTGTTAGTCAGGTTGCGGTCGTCGGTATCGTGTCGCTTGCGCTCAATCAGGTGATCCTTTCCGGCGAAATCGACGTCTCCATCGGATCTCTGCTGGCGGCGTGTGCTTTTTCCTATGCAAACGTCGCTCATCTTACCTCAAGTCCGCTCCTGCCACTGCTCGCAGCACTTGTGGTGGGTCTTGCGATCGGTGCGCTCAATGGCGTGATCGTCACGGTCGGTCGCGTTCCGTCGATCATCGCCACTCTCGGGATGCTTCTGGCACTGCGCGGAGTGGTTCTGCTGATAGGCGCCAATGGCGTTCTGTTGGTACCGGGCGGGGCGCGCATTTTCGGGCTCGGCAGCATCGCAGGCCTGCGCGTGCCCATCTTGATCCTGATTCTAGCATTCATTCTGTTCGATTTCATCAATCGCAACACCGAATGGGGGCGCGACATACTCGCTGTCGGCAGCAATGGCAGGGCGGCGGACGTGGTCGGGCTGCGCGCGGGCTTCGTGAAGTTTAGGTGCTTTCTCGCGACCGGTCTGGGCTGCGGCCTCGCGAGTGCAATCTTCGCGGGCCAGAGCGGCGAAATCCAGGCGACCGCAGCGACCGGATTCGAGCTACAATGCATTGCCGCTGTCGTTCTGGGTGGCACCAGCATCACGGGCGGGCGAGGCTCTACCTTTGCCCCCGTGATTGGGGCGCTGCTTGTCGGCGTGATCTTAAACGCCCTCACACTCAACAACGTCCCCGGGACGTTCGAGCAACTGGTCCTCGGCCTGCTGATCCTTCTGGCGATCTCGGTCGACGCCCTGCGTTTCCGTGCATCCAGGAGGCTTTCATGA